In a single window of the Candidatus Bathyarchaeia archaeon genome:
- the ilvB gene encoding biosynthetic-type acetolactate synthase large subunit, with the protein MVRMSGGKALIEALRRENVKVIFGIPGGAILPVYDVLYESDIKHILMRHEQCAAHAADGYARASGHVGVCMSTSGPGATNLVTGIANAYMDSSPIVAITGQVPRAFIGKDAFQETDIIGITTPITKCNFQVRRAAEIPKIVKIAFYIASTGRRGPVLIDLPKDTQTEEDEMNFDDKIELRGYRPVYDPHPLQIEKAVQLLINAERPVIIAGGGVIASNACSELVALAETLLAPVATTLMGKGAISENHPLSVGMLGMHGTVAANYMVQDADVVLAVGMRFSDRSTGNIKTFCPDGKIIHIDIDSSEIGKNIRPHVPIVADAKKALQALYERLIEKFNRKERSVWLNRMQELKRMHEEMIKSSGDGIKPPALMAEIRKILPNDAIITTEVGQNQMWAALYLKVYKPRTFISSGGLGTMGFGFPAAIGAKVACPEVPVVDVAGDGSFIMTEQDLASSVAWNIPVTVIVLNNSMLGMVAQWQRLFYNRRYSAVHLKGIPDFVKLAEAYGAQGFRVQSIEEFRRILKMAVNSDVTTIIDVPISPEENVLPMVPPGNGLKDLILS; encoded by the coding sequence ATGGTTAGGATGAGCGGTGGAAAAGCATTAATAGAAGCCCTAAGAAGAGAAAACGTTAAAGTAATCTTTGGTATACCAGGCGGAGCAATTCTTCCAGTCTACGATGTCCTCTATGAGTCAGACATAAAACACATTTTAATGCGTCATGAGCAATGCGCTGCTCATGCGGCTGATGGGTATGCTAGGGCTAGTGGTCATGTTGGCGTCTGCATGTCCACTTCAGGTCCAGGCGCAACAAATCTAGTTACCGGAATTGCGAATGCTTACATGGATTCCTCACCTATAGTTGCTATAACCGGACAGGTTCCCAGAGCCTTTATAGGTAAGGATGCTTTTCAGGAGACTGATATAATTGGCATAACAACCCCTATAACTAAATGCAACTTTCAAGTTAGAAGAGCTGCTGAAATACCTAAAATCGTTAAAATAGCATTTTATATCGCTTCAACCGGTAGGCGTGGTCCAGTTCTCATTGACTTGCCGAAGGATACGCAGACCGAGGAAGATGAAATGAATTTTGATGATAAGATCGAGCTAAGAGGTTATCGTCCAGTATATGATCCACATCCACTACAAATTGAGAAGGCTGTCCAGCTATTGATTAATGCAGAGCGCCCGGTTATAATTGCTGGCGGAGGCGTGATAGCCTCGAATGCATGCTCCGAATTAGTCGCTTTAGCGGAGACTTTGCTTGCGCCAGTTGCAACAACACTAATGGGTAAAGGAGCTATATCTGAAAATCATCCATTATCGGTTGGTATGCTCGGTATGCATGGAACCGTCGCGGCTAACTATATGGTTCAAGATGCAGATGTAGTATTGGCTGTCGGTATGAGGTTCTCGGATAGAAGCACTGGGAACATAAAAACCTTCTGTCCTGATGGAAAGATAATTCATATTGATATAGATTCTTCTGAGATAGGTAAAAACATTAGACCACATGTTCCAATAGTTGCTGACGCTAAAAAAGCATTACAAGCCCTATATGAACGGCTAATTGAGAAGTTTAATAGGAAGGAAAGATCAGTATGGCTCAATAGGATGCAGGAGTTAAAAAGGATGCATGAGGAAATGATCAAGTCTAGCGGTGATGGAATTAAGCCGCCAGCTCTTATGGCTGAAATAAGGAAGATATTGCCGAACGACGCCATTATAACGACTGAGGTTGGTCAGAACCAGATGTGGGCTGCGCTATATTTAAAGGTTTACAAGCCTAGAACATTTATAAGCTCCGGAGGTTTGGGGACTATGGGCTTTGGTTTTCCGGCAGCAATAGGTGCCAAAGTAGCATGCCCAGAGGTTCCAGTTGTTGATGTAGCTGGTGATGGTAGCTTCATAATGACTGAACAGGATCTAGCATCCTCAGTTGCATGGAATATCCCTGTTACAGTCATAGTCCTGAATAATTCCATGCTTGGAATGGTTGCTCAATGGCAAAGGCTCTTCTATAACAGGCGCTACTCAGCGGTTCATCTTAAAGGCATACCGGACTTTGTTAAGCTAGCTGAGGCATATGGGGCTCAAGGGTTTAGAGTCCAATCAATTGAGGAGTTTAGAAGGATCCTTAAAATGGCTGTAAATAGTGATGTAACCACGATCATAGATGTCCCGATATCTCCGGAAGAAAATGTTTTACCAATGGTTCCGCCCGGAAATGGGCTTAAAGATTTAATATTGAGTTGA
- the ilvD gene encoding dihydroxy-acid dehydratase: MRSDVVKFGVERAPHRAIWKCLGVTEEDFGKPFIGIANSFTELVPGHMHLDKLAEYVKAGVRAAGGVPFEFNTIAICDGLAMGHEGMHYSLPSRELIADSVEVMAEAYRFDGLVLLTNCDKITPGMIMAAARLNIPAIVVTGGPMLSGKYGRRRVDVTTIFEAIGEYSAGKIDLEELRALEEYAFPGCGSCNGMYTANTMACVAESLGLSLPGCATALAVSSKKLRIARRSGERIVEMVKENLKPSDILTSKAFENAIAVDMALGGSTNAVLHIKAIAEEAGIDLPLKVFDEVARRVPHICDMRPGGPYDLEELDAAGGIPAVMSVLRDKLYLDALTVTGKTVSENIKDAVVYDLDVIRPLSRPVHNEGGIAVLFGNLAPNGAVTKVTAISQRMLIHKGPARVFDSEEDAMRAILNREINPGDVIVIRYEGPKGGPGMREMLSPTAAVAGMGLSESVALVTDGRFSGATRGPCIGHVSPEAAEGGPIAALKDGDIISIDIPARRLNVELSNEEIRKRLSAWRPKPPKIFKGYLRRYWQLVQSADRGGTFRKPNPEA, encoded by the coding sequence TTGAGGAGCGATGTTGTTAAGTTTGGTGTTGAGAGAGCTCCGCACCGTGCTATCTGGAAGTGTTTGGGTGTTACAGAGGAGGATTTTGGTAAGCCTTTTATTGGCATAGCGAATAGTTTTACGGAGCTTGTTCCGGGGCATATGCATCTTGATAAGCTTGCTGAATATGTTAAGGCTGGTGTTAGGGCCGCTGGCGGAGTCCCCTTCGAGTTTAATACTATTGCTATATGTGATGGCTTAGCCATGGGGCACGAGGGAATGCATTACTCGCTTCCCTCAAGGGAACTTATTGCCGACTCGGTTGAGGTTATGGCTGAAGCATACCGCTTCGACGGCCTAGTCTTATTAACTAACTGCGACAAGATAACGCCTGGAATGATTATGGCTGCTGCCAGACTCAATATTCCGGCGATAGTCGTAACTGGCGGACCTATGCTTTCAGGTAAGTATGGGCGTAGGCGCGTCGATGTAACCACAATATTTGAGGCTATAGGCGAATACTCGGCTGGAAAAATAGACCTGGAGGAACTTAGGGCCCTTGAAGAGTATGCCTTCCCAGGCTGCGGCTCATGCAATGGTATGTATACGGCTAACACTATGGCTTGTGTAGCTGAATCTCTTGGTTTATCGCTTCCTGGATGTGCAACAGCCCTAGCGGTCTCATCAAAAAAGCTCCGTATAGCCAGGAGAAGCGGGGAGCGAATAGTTGAGATGGTTAAGGAGAACCTTAAGCCCTCAGATATTTTAACCAGTAAGGCTTTCGAGAACGCTATAGCTGTTGATATGGCCTTAGGCGGCTCAACGAATGCCGTCCTACATATCAAAGCCATAGCTGAGGAGGCTGGAATAGACTTACCGCTTAAAGTCTTTGATGAAGTTGCCAGGAGAGTCCCGCATATATGCGATATGAGGCCAGGCGGGCCCTATGACCTAGAGGAGCTTGATGCTGCTGGCGGAATACCAGCAGTAATGAGTGTTCTGCGTGATAAGCTTTATTTAGATGCATTAACAGTTACTGGGAAAACTGTTAGTGAGAACATAAAGGACGCTGTAGTATATGATTTGGACGTTATTAGGCCGCTGAGTAGGCCTGTACATAATGAGGGTGGCATAGCTGTTCTATTTGGGAATTTGGCGCCAAATGGTGCGGTAACTAAGGTAACGGCTATTTCACAGCGGATGCTTATCCATAAGGGTCCAGCCAGAGTATTTGATTCTGAGGAGGATGCTATGAGGGCGATTTTAAATCGCGAAATCAACCCTGGAGATGTTATTGTTATACGCTACGAGGGGCCTAAAGGCGGTCCAGGAATGCGTGAAATGCTATCGCCAACAGCGGCTGTAGCTGGAATGGGATTAAGTGAGTCCGTGGCTTTAGTAACTGATGGGAGGTTCTCCGGAGCAACTAGGGGTCCATGTATCGGGCATGTTTCTCCAGAAGCTGCTGAGGGCGGTCCAATAGCGGCGTTGAAGGATGGCGACATAATAAGCATTGATATACCAGCTAGGAGATTAAATGTTGAGTTAAGTAATGAAGAGATTAGGAAGCGTCTATCCGCATGGAGACCTAAGCCCCCGAAAATTTTTAAGGGATACTTGAGGAGATATTGGCAGCTCGTTCAGTCAGCTGATAGGGGCGGAACATTTAGGAAGCCAAATCCGGAAGCCTAA
- a CDS encoding 2-isopropylmalate synthase, with product MKIFDTTLRDGEQTPGVSLTPEKKVLIAKKLDEIGVDIIEAGFAAASEGEIEAIKLIAKENLRAEICSFARGVKSDIDAALKCDVDSIFLVIPASDIHIKSKLRKTREEVLRLVEECVEYAKDHGLIVEFGPEDATRGDMSFLKEMIRVSLSSGADRITPPDTVGILTPEKSYEFFLELKRTFSDVVFGVHCHDDFGLAVANTLAALRAGAEIAHVTVNGLGERAGNAALEEVVVALKLQYGVNTSIKTELLYDTSILVSRLTDIPVQPNKAIVGENAFTHESGIHTHAILIEPSTYEPIPPELVGRTRRLIAGKHAGSHGIKAALEEMGLHPTEDQLKEIFRRVKELGDKGKRVTDADLKAIAETVMGIPLIQPIKLEELTVVTGDRVTPTASVKLNVNGKLLIEAATGVGPVDAAMNAIRKAVSLIEPIRLEEYHVKAITGGTDAVVEVIVRLSKGDRVVTAMGAHEDIVMASVKAMISGMNILMSNNKLRD from the coding sequence GTGAAGATTTTTGATACAACTCTACGAGATGGGGAACAGACACCTGGTGTATCATTAACACCTGAGAAAAAAGTTTTAATTGCTAAAAAGCTTGATGAAATTGGAGTGGATATCATAGAGGCAGGGTTCGCAGCGGCATCTGAGGGTGAGATAGAAGCAATAAAATTAATAGCTAAAGAAAATCTGAGAGCTGAAATATGCAGTTTCGCTAGGGGTGTTAAAAGCGATATAGATGCAGCCCTAAAATGTGATGTAGACTCAATATTTCTAGTTATACCAGCATCAGACATACATATAAAGAGCAAGCTTAGGAAAACTAGAGAGGAAGTTTTAAGACTGGTTGAAGAATGCGTTGAATACGCCAAGGACCATGGATTAATAGTTGAATTTGGTCCAGAAGATGCGACCAGAGGTGATATGAGTTTCCTCAAAGAAATGATTAGGGTTAGTCTCTCATCCGGGGCTGATAGGATTACACCTCCGGACACCGTAGGAATTTTAACTCCGGAAAAATCCTATGAATTCTTTTTAGAGCTAAAGAGAACTTTTTCAGATGTTGTTTTCGGCGTACACTGTCATGACGACTTCGGCTTAGCTGTGGCAAATACTTTAGCGGCTTTAAGAGCTGGAGCTGAAATTGCCCATGTGACTGTTAATGGTTTAGGTGAGAGAGCCGGAAACGCTGCTTTAGAAGAAGTAGTTGTAGCCCTAAAACTCCAGTATGGAGTAAATACGTCTATAAAAACCGAATTGTTGTATGATACTTCAATACTTGTTTCAAGACTGACCGACATACCGGTTCAACCTAATAAGGCGATTGTTGGCGAGAATGCATTTACTCATGAATCTGGAATACATACCCACGCAATATTAATTGAGCCATCAACATATGAGCCAATACCGCCCGAGCTTGTTGGTAGAACAAGGAGACTTATAGCTGGGAAGCATGCTGGTTCACATGGTATTAAGGCAGCCTTGGAGGAGATGGGATTACATCCGACAGAAGACCAGCTTAAAGAGATATTTAGAAGGGTTAAGGAGCTTGGTGATAAAGGTAAGAGAGTTACTGATGCAGACTTAAAAGCGATCGCCGAAACCGTTATGGGAATACCATTAATTCAGCCAATAAAGCTTGAAGAGCTAACAGTTGTAACTGGAGACCGTGTGACGCCCACTGCATCCGTTAAACTAAACGTTAATGGGAAATTACTTATTGAAGCTGCTACCGGGGTAGGTCCAGTTGACGCGGCCATGAATGCCATTAGGAAAGCGGTTTCACTCATAGAACCAATCCGCTTAGAAGAATATCACGTGAAGGCTATAACTGGTGGAACAGACGCTGTGGTAGAAGTTATAGTTAGACTGAGTAAAGGCGACCGAGTAGTGACAGCTATGGGTGCTCATGAAGATATAGTGATGGCAAGTGTGAAAGCGATGATAAGTGGTATGAATATTCTGATGAGTAACAATAAATTGAGGGATTGA
- a CDS encoding sodium-translocating pyrophosphatase yields MSIAIFITLAISLITEIFSISIAHRIFHRREVTGKIFELSKIIKNGALTYLNQQFLAILASSIILAIISGLFFGLFTALTFSLGAFLSAISAYLGTLIAVNTNSKTAESAKKGFRNAFSMAFNGGITIGLLLTSLGLLIVSGLYFLFLFLGYEDPVNLVGLGFGASLVGLFARVGGGIYTKAADISADLVGKVEFGFVEDDPRNPAVIADQVGDNVGDIAGTGSDVFQSYVCTLIAAMILGMSVGGFEGVTYPLLVLSIGLVSSLIGLIFTKTVKDRNIERSIYLGMYISSFITALISGVISQLLFERLNTFYAVLSGIVAILLLAHLTEYYTSPKKRIVRNIVTASKSGPAINILTGLSIGLEATVLPILILSLAVLVSYWFEGLYGITLVAIGFLSIMATFVSMSAYGPIVDNANGLITMSNLNSEIRGTMDMLDSIGNMTKAICKVYAIGTSALAQIALFSAYLNATHLNSINIVNPVTTIGALIGGTLSFFLCSLVIKAVSKAANVMIREIHKWIDDDDSKRRKNRDKLGYARCINISTRAALKNMFYPAILSVIAPFITGLLLGPEAVGGLILGNLVTTLPLSLFMCISGAAWDNAKKYIEINERGGRGSPIHTALVIGDTVGDPLKDAAGPSLDIFINLIGTAALTYATHII; encoded by the coding sequence TTGAGCATAGCGATATTTATTACTCTGGCGATAAGCCTCATTACAGAAATCTTCTCCATCTCCATAGCTCACCGTATTTTCCACAGGCGTGAAGTTACTGGAAAAATTTTTGAGTTATCAAAGATTATTAAAAATGGAGCATTAACCTATTTAAATCAGCAGTTCCTGGCTATCTTGGCATCAAGTATTATTTTAGCTATAATCTCAGGTTTATTCTTCGGTCTATTTACGGCTTTAACATTTTCTCTTGGAGCATTTCTTTCAGCTATCTCAGCATATTTAGGAACACTTATAGCCGTTAACACAAACTCTAAAACAGCCGAATCCGCTAAGAAAGGTTTTCGAAATGCTTTCTCAATGGCCTTTAATGGTGGTATAACCATAGGCTTGCTTCTAACAAGCCTTGGGCTGCTAATAGTTAGTGGATTGTATTTTTTGTTCTTGTTTCTGGGATATGAAGATCCGGTAAATTTGGTTGGTTTGGGTTTTGGGGCAAGCTTAGTAGGCTTATTTGCACGTGTTGGCGGTGGGATATATACTAAGGCTGCCGATATAAGCGCGGATTTGGTTGGTAAGGTTGAATTCGGTTTTGTTGAGGATGATCCACGTAATCCCGCTGTAATCGCAGATCAGGTTGGCGATAATGTAGGCGATATAGCTGGCACAGGCTCAGATGTATTCCAATCGTATGTTTGCACGCTTATCGCTGCAATGATACTTGGAATGTCAGTAGGTGGTTTTGAAGGGGTTACTTACCCATTACTTGTTTTAAGCATTGGATTAGTTTCCTCATTAATAGGTTTAATCTTCACCAAAACTGTTAAGGATAGAAATATTGAGAGATCAATATATTTGGGAATGTATATTTCTTCGTTCATTACGGCTTTAATTTCAGGGGTGATATCACAATTGTTGTTTGAGAGATTAAACACTTTTTATGCGGTGCTTTCCGGGATAGTTGCGATATTACTATTAGCCCATTTGACTGAATACTATACTTCACCCAAAAAAAGGATAGTTAGAAATATTGTGACGGCTTCTAAATCTGGTCCAGCAATTAACATTTTAACCGGGCTCTCAATAGGTTTAGAAGCAACAGTCTTACCAATCTTAATACTTTCATTAGCTGTTTTAGTATCGTATTGGTTTGAGGGATTGTATGGCATAACGCTTGTGGCAATAGGTTTCTTATCAATAATGGCAACGTTTGTTTCTATGTCAGCTTATGGTCCAATTGTTGATAACGCTAATGGCTTAATAACAATGTCAAATTTGAATTCTGAAATACGTGGAACAATGGATATGCTTGATTCCATCGGTAACATGACGAAGGCTATATGTAAAGTTTATGCTATTGGAACATCAGCCTTAGCGCAAATTGCCCTCTTTTCAGCTTATTTGAATGCTACACATCTAAATTCTATTAATATTGTAAATCCGGTGACAACAATTGGGGCGCTTATTGGCGGTACACTCTCCTTTTTTCTATGCTCGTTAGTGATTAAAGCCGTTAGCAAAGCCGCTAATGTAATGATAAGAGAAATTCATAAGTGGATTGATGACGATGATTCTAAGCGCCGGAAGAATAGGGATAAACTAGGCTATGCGCGATGCATAAATATAAGTACAAGAGCAGCTCTAAAAAATATGTTTTACCCAGCAATATTATCTGTTATAGCACCATTCATAACAGGGCTATTATTAGGTCCAGAAGCCGTAGGAGGCCTTATCCTAGGAAATCTTGTCACCACGCTGCCGCTTTCCCTATTCATGTGTATAAGTGGAGCAGCATGGGATAACGCTAAAAAGTATATAGAAATAAATGAACGTGGTGGACGTGGTAGCCCGATACATACAGCATTAGTAATAGGAGATACAGTTGGCGACCCCTTAAAGGACGCTGCTGGTCCATCATTAGATATATTTATAAATCTAATTGGGACAGCAGCCCTAACATACGCCACTCATATAATTTAG
- a CDS encoding homoserine dehydrogenase has protein sequence MRLLLIGFGFLGKELVKALRDKINLIRRLDGDFRAVGAVDSKGYLYNKEGLNIEGLSNLNRLSEHEGYRAGRAAVELISKDFCDVIVEATPTNIVNGEPGLTHIRLALSRGIHVVTPNKGPLVLAFRELTSLAEKNDCELLYEGAVAGAIPVFSLVRECLQGDRIVRLSGILNGTTNYILSRMFFEEISFDIALKEAQEKGIAERDPSYDVDGIDAACKIVILANALMGRDARLEDVERIGIRGITQEAISLAKKANYAIKLIGTIDRKLEVAPKLVPINHPLCVHGTLNAIHIETDLAREITLVGYGAGKETVSAILNDLITVLKKRAGKTNSIFEA, from the coding sequence ATGAGACTCCTGTTAATAGGATTTGGTTTCCTCGGAAAGGAGCTTGTTAAGGCCTTAAGAGACAAGATAAATCTCATACGAAGACTTGATGGAGATTTTAGAGCTGTCGGAGCTGTTGACAGTAAAGGTTATCTATATAATAAAGAGGGCTTAAATATTGAAGGGCTCAGTAACCTCAATAGGCTTTCAGAGCATGAAGGCTATAGGGCTGGTAGGGCGGCTGTGGAACTCATTAGCAAGGATTTCTGCGATGTTATTGTTGAGGCAACCCCGACAAATATCGTTAATGGCGAGCCGGGCTTAACACATATAAGACTTGCCTTAAGCAGGGGGATACATGTTGTCACGCCGAATAAGGGCCCACTTGTACTGGCGTTTAGGGAGCTAACGAGCCTAGCGGAGAAGAACGATTGCGAACTCCTATATGAGGGTGCTGTTGCCGGGGCTATTCCAGTATTCTCTCTCGTTAGGGAGTGCCTGCAGGGCGATAGGATAGTTAGGCTCTCGGGAATTCTGAATGGGACAACAAACTATATCCTCTCCAGAATGTTCTTTGAGGAAATTAGCTTCGACATAGCCCTCAAGGAGGCTCAGGAGAAAGGCATTGCCGAGAGGGACCCATCCTATGATGTCGACGGCATAGATGCCGCATGCAAAATTGTTATTCTCGCAAATGCCCTCATGGGCCGTGATGCTAGGCTTGAGGATGTTGAGAGGATTGGGATACGCGGCATAACGCAGGAGGCTATAAGCCTAGCGAAGAAGGCGAATTACGCAATAAAGTTAATTGGCACAATAGATAGGAAGCTTGAGGTCGCACCGAAGCTCGTCCCAATAAACCATCCATTATGCGTTCATGGAACACTAAACGCCATACATATCGAGACCGATCTGGCGAGAGAGATAACACTAGTGGGCTATGGAGCTGGAAAAGAAACGGTCTCAGCAATATTAAATGACCTAATAACCGTGCTAAAAAAGAGGGCGGGGAAAACCAACTCTATTTTTGAAGCATAA
- a CDS encoding ACT domain-containing protein, producing MKFDMTLALADKPGQLLRALEPIAKNGGNIISIIHERDRPVEGYVPVSLVVDFPSRQSFRNTINDLRSLGIAIIKSEEVVEKVRLTFILIGGVDLRKVVESKIRDMGVIGLEVSTSRLGEVSVKLDIEVPAENADDLMDELKRLAKEQNALLISPIYP from the coding sequence TTGAAGTTTGATATGACTCTTGCGCTTGCTGATAAGCCTGGTCAGCTGCTTAGGGCTCTTGAGCCCATAGCGAAGAATGGCGGAAACATAATATCGATTATACATGAGAGGGATAGACCGGTTGAAGGATACGTTCCAGTAAGCTTAGTTGTCGATTTTCCGTCACGCCAGAGCTTTAGAAACACAATAAATGATCTTAGAAGTCTCGGTATAGCGATAATAAAGTCTGAGGAGGTTGTTGAAAAAGTTAGGTTAACATTTATATTAATTGGTGGCGTTGATTTAAGGAAAGTGGTTGAGTCTAAGATTAGGGATATGGGTGTAATAGGTTTAGAAGTTTCAACCTCAAGGCTTGGTGAGGTCTCAGTTAAACTCGATATTGAGGTTCCGGCGGAAAATGCTGATGATCTTATGGATGAGCTTAAGAGGTTAGCCAAAGAGCAGAATGCGCTACTAATTTCACCCATCTATCCATAG